The sequence below is a genomic window from Actinomycetota bacterium.
TCCTGCTCGTCGGCGTACTGGTTGGGCTGCTGCTTGCCAAGGTCGCTAGCCATGACGCGTTCGGCCGTGCCGACACTCATGTCGACCGCTGGGTTGCTGCCCACCGCACCAACGACGTGAACCAGGCTACCCACTCCGCCACCGACGCCGCCGAGACCCCGACGATCGCGGCCCTGGCGGTGCTCACCATCGCCGGCGTGGCGCTGGCCTGGCAGTGCTGGCGCGAGCCGATGCTGGTCGCGGTGGCGACCGGCGAGGTGCTGATCTTCCTGACGATCACGCTGCTGCTGCCGCGCCATGGCTGAGCCGCTCGCGGCCCAGCCGGCCGCCACCCCGCGGCCCGCCGTACGCCGGGTCGCGGTGGTCTTCAACCCGGCCACCTCCCCTGACGACGCGCCCGAGCGCAAGCGCGACCTGCAGGCGGCGCTGAACGCGGCCGGGGTCGAGGTGGTGGTGTGGCTGGAGACCACCAAGCAGGAGGCGGGCCAAGGCCTCACCCGCCAGGCCGTCGAGCAGGGCGTGGACCTGGTCCTGGCTGCGGGCGGCGACGGCACCGTGATGGCCTGCGTCACCGGCCTGGCCGCCAGCGACGTGCCCCTGGCGGTCCTGCCCGGCGGCACCGGCAACCTCCTGGCGCTCAACCTCGACCTACCAAGCGACCTGGACGACGCGGTCGATGTCGCGCTGCACGGCGACCGCCGCCAGCTCGACGTCGGCGCCCTTGATGGCGGCGCCGACCGCTTCGTGATCATGAGCGGGCTCGGCTTCGACGCCGCCATGCTTCGCGACGCCAACCCCACCCTGAAACCCGCATCGGCGCGCTCGCCTACGTGCTCAGCGGCCTGCGCCAGCTTCGCCGGTGCCCAGCCCGGTTCCGCATCCGCCTCGACGACCAGCCGCCCATCACCCGCGCCGGCCAGGGCCTGCTGATCGTCAACCTGGGCCGCCTGCAGGGCGGGCTGACGGTGGTGCCCGACGCCCAGCCCGACGATGGCGTGCTGGACGTCGCGGTCCTTGGAACCCGCACACCGGTCGACTGGCTACGGCTGACCACCCAGGTGCTGCTGCGACGTCAACGACACGGCCCCGACCAGCAAGGACAGGCTGAACCATCGGGATCACCGAGGTTGCCGCTGGAGCTGTTTCGCGCCCGACGCGTCGAGGTCGACTGCGACCGGCCCCAGCCAGTCGAGCGGGACGGCGACCCAGCCGGCAGCACCCGCCGGCTGGTAGTTGAGATCCTCCCGCGGGCGCTCACCCTGTGCGTGCCCACCCATGCAGAGGGACCAGAGCAGGAGGACAACCCATGAGTACCGCCACCCGGGTCCCCGAGACCCACGAGCTGGAGGGCGAAGACGCCCTGAACGCGCTCCGCCGCACCGGCTGGGGCCGGCTGGCCAAGGACTCGCTCCAGCGCTTCCGCACCGCCGACGGCTTCAGCCAACGACCTACACCACCCAGATCGGGGTGGACCCGGTTGAGCCGTCCGGGCGTCGGAGGCCGATGCTGATCTCCCCCATATCCGCGAGATGCCGCAATGCCTCAGCCGTCATCGTCAGTCGCGCACCTAGGGGACGTCGAAACGCAGCGTCGCCTGACTTCCTGGGGAACGACCAAGGATCTGGGTCCGGGTGGGCGGAGCCCGCGGACGGGGGAGCATGCCCGGATGGAGGTGGAGATGAGCCCGGCACCGGCGCCGCATGGAATGAACCTTGCCTCCCGTGCGGGCGACGTGCTCCGCGGCGCTGCGTGGGGGGCTGTCGGTGCGATGGCCATGACGGGAATGCGGGTAATCACCACCGAGCTCGGGCTCGTGCAACAGACTCCACCCCAAGCCCTCAAGCGCCAGCGGGCGCGCGGCGTGCGCGCCCTGCTGCGGCGGGCGCCGCGCACCCAGCGCCGGGGGCTTGTCGAGGCCGCCCACTGGGCCTTCGGCGCTAGCGGCGGCGCGGCCTTCGGCGCGTTGCCCCGCCCGATGCGGCGCCGTCCGTGGGCAGGACCGGTGTACGGGCTGGTGGTGTGGTTGGGCTTCGAGCTAGGGATCGCGCCCGCCCTGGGCCTCAGCCAGGCCAAGCGTGTGCGCCCCGTCGACCGCCTGGCCCTGGCCGCCGACCACGTGCTATACGGCCTGGTGCTCTCGGCGACACGCCCGACCGGGCGAAGCTAGACCACCAGGCCTGTCCGCGCCACGCGACTGGCGCAGGGTGCGAGCGGGAGTCAACCCTTGTTCCTTGAGCGTCGCGAACAAGCTCCCCCGGCGGTGTCCCACACATCGCCCGACTTGGTACTGGACGCTGAGGAGTTGCGGACTCCGCTTCCGCTTTCCTCGCCGACAACCGCAGCACCCACACACTCTCTCCTGCTGCGGAAGACCAGGACTGCGCCTCGGCGACGCCTCCAAGCGACCGACCTGGGCGAGACGTAATTGAGATAGCTGGTGTGTTCCTCTGAGGCGGCCCGGCGGCCGGGGGCTGGCGACGGCCCGCGTTGTGGTGGCCACGTGCTCCTCAAGTGCCGAACAGTCGTCGCCCCATCGCCGGAACCCATGGCGGCACCCAAGCCAGGATCATCCGCCCCGACGCTTTGGCATGAAACCTCGGCCAGCAGCCACACACGCGGGATGACTACCTGGTCGGGTGGCCGGGGGAAGTTGCACCCGGAAAGGGCTGAAAAAGGCAATGATTGTTGCAGGAAGCGTTGACGATGGTTAGGCTTGGCTCAATTCCGCGACTGTGGTTCGGGGTCGCGTCGACATGCCGTGAAAGGAGTTCGATGGGCACCAAGACCATCACCATGCACGTTTCTGACATGGATGAGCGGGAGATTGCCCCCGGACAGGCCTACCAACTCACCATCCGCCACCCCGACGGATCGACCCAGCAGCTCGATATCTCGGCACAGAACTATAAGGGCCTCAAGCTCGAAGGCCTCGGCAAGATGGCGAAAAAGCGCGGCCGCAAGCCGGGCAGC
It includes:
- a CDS encoding acylglycerol kinase family protein produces the protein MAEPLAAQPAATPRPAVRRVAVVFNPATSPDDAPERKRDLQAALNAAGVEVVVWLETTKQEAGQGLTRQAVEQGVDLVLAAGGDGTVMACVTGLAASDVPLAVLPGGTGNLLALNLDLPSDLDDAVDVALHGDRRQLDVGALDGGADRFVIMSGLGFDAAMLRDANPTLKPASARSPTCSAACASFAGAQPGSASASTTSRPSPAPARAC